A genomic region of Runella rosea contains the following coding sequences:
- a CDS encoding glycoside hydrolase family 20 protein, with the protein MKKLIFFFTLCTLRFTLLQAQENTYNLIPFPAQFNGGEGTFVLNAQTKIIVTAKDAPLKPIAQSLVTTLKTASKLPLAVAATATPTAKNIIYIRLNKALGLGTEGYKLSVSADRVMLDAGTPQGAFYGLQTILQLLPTSVFSPVPVENVSWSMPVCQIQDKPRFGHRGLMLDVSRHFMPVSFIKKYIDLLALHKMNIFHWHLTDDQGWRIEIKKYPKLTQVGSKRKETLMGQYSENYPQKFDGKENGGFYTQAEIKEVVKYAQSKYVTIIPEIELPGHSSAALAAYPELGCEPSKKYEVATKWGVMNDVYCPNEKTFTFLQDVLTEVFTLFPGKYVHIGGDEAPKDAWKQSAFCQDLIKKLNLKDEHELQSYFIKRIEKFVNSKGRAIIGWDEILEGGVAPNATVMSWRGTQGGIEAAKQKHNVIMTPNTYYYLDYYQANPAKEPLAIGGYLPIEKVYEYDPGAGFSPEEQKYILGVQGNVWTEYMPSPAQVEYMTFPRATAIAEVAWVPSGGKNFEDFATRLKEHLKRLDYLKVNYSKRILDVRAVTQFNNQGQLQVRLEKLDSDSKIYYTTDGKEPSTSSTEYLMPITLDKITTIKAITTAGAKFEEKFFIHRAKGKPYTYANAPAEGVDTDKKKLTDGQVAQSPRNSAEWVRLSGKDFEITIDLGDVKPVTKVSANFLKVIMNNVFPPTSVEIGLSRDGESFKDALAQPVKYALEGPWEIMPVVADFKTARARYIRIRAKNAGPAPEGHPAAGRPTTIAMDEVVVD; encoded by the coding sequence ATGAAAAAACTAATTTTCTTCTTTACACTTTGCACCTTACGCTTTACACTTCTTCAAGCCCAAGAAAATACCTATAATTTGATTCCCTTTCCTGCACAATTCAATGGAGGTGAGGGTACATTTGTATTAAATGCGCAAACTAAAATTATTGTTACGGCCAAGGATGCACCATTAAAACCCATTGCCCAAAGTTTGGTAACGACGTTGAAAACGGCTTCAAAATTACCTTTAGCCGTTGCCGCAACAGCTACACCAACGGCCAAAAACATAATTTATATTCGTCTAAATAAAGCATTAGGACTTGGTACAGAAGGCTATAAGTTAAGTGTAAGCGCTGACCGGGTAATGCTAGATGCAGGAACACCACAAGGTGCTTTCTACGGGTTGCAAACCATTCTGCAACTATTACCGACGTCTGTTTTTAGTCCCGTACCTGTCGAAAATGTTTCATGGTCGATGCCTGTTTGTCAAATTCAGGACAAACCCCGTTTTGGTCATCGTGGCCTCATGCTGGATGTCAGTCGGCATTTTATGCCCGTTTCGTTTATAAAAAAATACATTGATTTGTTGGCCTTGCACAAAATGAACATTTTTCATTGGCATTTAACCGATGATCAAGGCTGGCGCATTGAGATAAAGAAATATCCAAAACTGACTCAAGTCGGCTCAAAGCGAAAAGAAACGCTCATGGGTCAGTATTCAGAAAACTATCCTCAAAAGTTTGATGGAAAGGAGAATGGCGGTTTTTATACCCAAGCCGAAATCAAAGAGGTAGTAAAGTATGCCCAATCAAAATACGTAACCATTATTCCTGAAATTGAATTGCCCGGACACTCTTCGGCGGCATTGGCGGCCTACCCTGAGTTGGGTTGTGAGCCTTCAAAAAAATACGAAGTGGCCACCAAATGGGGCGTAATGAACGACGTTTATTGTCCCAACGAGAAAACTTTCACGTTTTTGCAGGATGTGTTGACAGAAGTATTTACCTTGTTTCCAGGGAAATATGTTCATATTGGAGGAGATGAAGCCCCCAAAGATGCTTGGAAGCAGAGCGCTTTTTGTCAAGATTTAATTAAAAAATTGAATCTCAAAGATGAACATGAACTGCAAAGCTATTTCATCAAGCGTATCGAAAAGTTTGTTAACTCCAAAGGGCGAGCCATTATCGGCTGGGATGAGATTTTGGAAGGTGGCGTAGCGCCCAATGCCACGGTGATGAGCTGGCGCGGTACCCAAGGGGGCATTGAAGCCGCCAAGCAAAAGCATAACGTCATCATGACTCCCAATACTTATTACTACCTAGACTATTATCAGGCCAATCCTGCCAAAGAACCTTTGGCTATCGGTGGGTATTTACCCATTGAAAAAGTATATGAGTATGATCCAGGGGCAGGTTTTTCTCCGGAAGAACAAAAATACATTTTGGGAGTTCAGGGCAATGTTTGGACCGAATATATGCCTAGCCCTGCACAGGTAGAATACATGACGTTCCCACGCGCCACGGCCATTGCCGAAGTGGCTTGGGTGCCTTCGGGCGGAAAGAATTTTGAAGATTTTGCCACGCGCCTGAAAGAACATTTAAAACGATTAGATTACCTGAAAGTCAATTATTCAAAACGAATTCTGGACGTGCGGGCCGTGACGCAGTTTAATAACCAAGGACAATTGCAGGTTCGGTTGGAAAAACTGGACTCCGACAGCAAAATATATTATACCACTGATGGCAAAGAACCATCGACTAGCTCGACCGAATATTTAATGCCCATTACGTTGGATAAAATCACCACGATAAAGGCCATCACAACGGCGGGAGCAAAGTTTGAAGAAAAGTTTTTCATTCATCGTGCCAAAGGAAAACCCTATACCTACGCCAATGCACCGGCCGAAGGCGTGGATACCGACAAAAAGAAATTGACCGATGGACAAGTCGCGCAAAGCCCTCGAAACAGCGCCGAATGGGTGCGTCTGTCGGGCAAAGATTTTGAAATTACGATTGATTTAGGAGATGTAAAACCTGTTACCAAGGTCTCTGCCAATTTTCTCAAAGTGATTATGAACAATGTATTTCCACCTACGTCGGTCGAAATTGGCCTTTCGCGCGATGGTGAAAGCTTTAAAGATGCATTGGCTCAGCCTGTAAAGTACGCACTGGAGGGCCCGTGGGAGATTATGCCAGTAGTGGCAGATTTTAAAACGGCCCGTGCCCGTTATATTCGAATTCGCGCAAAAAACGCTGGTCCAGCTCCCGAAGGACATCCCGCTGCAGGACGCCCTACTACGATTGCAATGGATGAAGTAGTGGTAGATTAA
- a CDS encoding TonB-dependent receptor → MKQILTSLVFLLTLTYGYSQERKTVSGYIKDASDGESLIGVSVYVREIGNGTVTNDYGYYALNLPTGTYTLVFNYIGYEKIEKKIELTADLKLSLELKDESLKLQEVVIKTTKEDENVKNIEMSVNKVEMKTIRQMPALLGEVDLVRSIQLLPGVTSVGEGASGFNVRGGNIDQNLVLLDEAPVFNSSHLFGFFSVFNPDAIKDVKLVKGGIPAQYGGRISSILDVRLKEGNSKKTEINGGVGTIFSRLSYERPFAKGKGSFIVAGRRSYIDVLAKPFLSGDLKGSRFYFYDFTAKANYRIDDKNTVYASGYFGRDVFGADFGFDWGNQTATARWNHVFNNKLFMNFTTFYSNYDYGLESDRNNTSKTGDKFKWNSNIQTWSLKPDFTYYLTPNNTVTFGGQYINYTSKPGTALAISSGESRNISLDARYADESALYIGNEQKVNDWLSFQYGIRYSHFRNLGPGTNFEFQEIVKGERKIPVSETKYETGVINEYGNWEPRFSTKIELSPSTSIKASYNRTVQYLHLLSNTAASSPLDVWTLSSKIIKPQIADQVALGWFQNFQDNTYEASVEVYYKDLQNQIDYVRNSDLLLNKYLEGDLLFGNGRAYGAEFYVKKNRGKLTGWLSYTLARTERKIEGINNNGWFPARFDKTHNLSVVGLYQLNERWSFSTNFAFNTGTPASFPTNRFEWGGWALPQNVNDSRNASRIPSYHRLDFGATLKSKKKLFGKGQGEWVFSVYNAYNRRNPFSTYVQQNEDNNLQTEAVRYSIIGSVIPAVTYNFKF, encoded by the coding sequence ATGAAACAAATCTTAACGAGTCTGGTCTTTCTTTTAACGCTTACCTACGGATACAGCCAAGAACGAAAGACCGTAAGCGGGTACATAAAAGATGCCTCAGACGGCGAAAGCCTGATTGGCGTATCGGTCTATGTGCGCGAAATTGGCAACGGAACCGTCACCAACGATTATGGCTACTATGCGCTTAATCTGCCAACTGGGACTTACACATTGGTTTTCAATTACATCGGTTACGAAAAAATCGAAAAAAAAATTGAGCTTACCGCCGATTTAAAACTCAGTCTCGAACTCAAAGATGAAAGCCTTAAGCTACAAGAAGTCGTTATCAAGACTACAAAAGAGGACGAGAACGTCAAAAACATCGAAATGTCGGTCAATAAGGTGGAAATGAAGACCATCCGCCAAATGCCGGCATTGTTGGGTGAGGTAGATCTAGTGCGCAGTATTCAGTTGTTGCCAGGGGTGACAAGCGTAGGAGAGGGGGCGAGCGGTTTTAACGTTCGTGGGGGTAATATTGACCAAAATTTGGTTCTGCTGGACGAAGCCCCCGTCTTTAATTCTTCCCATTTGTTTGGCTTTTTCTCGGTTTTTAATCCCGATGCCATCAAAGACGTCAAGTTGGTGAAAGGAGGTATTCCTGCACAATACGGTGGGCGTATTTCCTCTATTCTGGACGTGAGGCTCAAAGAAGGGAATTCAAAAAAGACAGAAATTAACGGCGGCGTGGGCACAATCTTCTCTCGGTTGAGCTATGAACGGCCTTTTGCCAAAGGAAAAGGCTCGTTTATTGTAGCGGGTCGTCGGTCGTATATTGATGTGTTGGCCAAGCCATTTTTGAGCGGAGATTTGAAAGGGTCGCGCTTTTATTTCTATGACTTTACGGCCAAAGCTAATTATCGGATTGACGACAAAAACACCGTTTATGCCTCTGGTTATTTTGGCCGCGATGTGTTTGGCGCTGACTTCGGGTTTGATTGGGGAAATCAAACCGCCACGGCGCGTTGGAATCACGTGTTCAACAACAAACTTTTTATGAATTTTACCACGTTTTATTCGAATTATGACTACGGATTGGAATCAGACCGCAACAATACGAGCAAAACTGGCGATAAATTCAAGTGGAATTCAAACATTCAGACGTGGAGCCTGAAACCTGATTTTACGTATTACTTAACGCCAAACAATACGGTTACGTTTGGGGGGCAATACATCAACTATACTTCAAAGCCTGGCACTGCATTGGCGATTTCGAGCGGGGAGTCACGCAACATTAGCCTCGACGCGCGCTACGCCGATGAATCGGCGCTGTACATTGGCAATGAACAAAAAGTAAACGATTGGTTATCGTTTCAGTACGGAATTCGCTATTCGCATTTTAGAAATCTGGGTCCAGGAACCAACTTTGAATTTCAGGAAATCGTCAAAGGGGAGCGTAAGATTCCCGTTTCAGAAACCAAATATGAAACGGGGGTAATCAATGAATATGGAAATTGGGAGCCGCGTTTTTCGACAAAAATTGAACTTTCGCCATCAACTTCTATCAAAGCCAGCTATAACCGTACCGTGCAGTATTTGCATTTATTGTCCAACACCGCCGCAAGTTCGCCGTTGGATGTGTGGACGTTGAGTTCAAAAATCATTAAACCTCAAATTGCTGACCAAGTGGCGTTGGGGTGGTTTCAGAATTTTCAGGACAATACCTACGAAGCTTCCGTAGAGGTGTATTATAAAGACCTCCAAAACCAAATTGATTATGTTCGTAATTCGGATTTATTGCTCAATAAATACCTCGAAGGCGATTTGCTCTTCGGCAATGGTCGGGCCTATGGAGCAGAATTTTACGTAAAGAAAAACCGTGGAAAACTAACGGGGTGGCTGAGCTATACTTTGGCGCGTACAGAACGAAAAATAGAAGGAATCAATAATAACGGCTGGTTTCCCGCCCGTTTTGATAAAACCCACAATCTCTCAGTGGTAGGTTTATACCAACTGAATGAGCGTTGGAGTTTCTCCACCAATTTTGCCTTCAACACGGGTACGCCGGCTTCTTTCCCTACCAATCGCTTTGAATGGGGAGGATGGGCATTGCCTCAGAATGTAAATGATTCGCGCAATGCTTCGCGGATTCCTTCTTATCACCGTTTGGATTTTGGTGCTACGCTCAAATCCAAGAAAAAGCTGTTTGGCAAAGGGCAGGGGGAATGGGTTTTTAGCGTGTATAACGCGTACAACCGTCGGAATCCGTTTTCAACTTATGTACAACAAAATGAGGATAATAACCTCCAAACCGAGGCGGTGCGTTATTCCATCATTGGCAGTGTGATTCCTGCTGTGACGTATAATTTCAAATTTTGA
- a CDS encoding DUF4249 domain-containing protein, translating to MKKIFAQLFLFALILSALTSCEDVVDLDIPSGDPQLVVDGWVTNQATEHTIRLTESAPYFANSPAKPVLNASVIVTDDKGKVFTFKDLKNNGYYVWKPASASDSLGRIGGTYTLNVKFGTEEYRATTKLNRVPKIDSMTYFFDKFPIAPSDGSPQEGYKPEFFARDPVGVGDCYWIKSYRNGKYYNSASNISTAFDAAFSPGANSDGLIFILPIRQSVVPQIEFALEKDTVKVELLSVSLEAYYFLNQVRIESTNGGLFATPPSNIFTNVTNVNPNGRKALGFFGASGVSTFQTVIDAKKAKPKNG from the coding sequence ATGAAAAAAATATTCGCTCAATTGTTTCTTTTTGCCCTCATTCTTAGCGCTTTGACGAGCTGTGAAGATGTCGTAGACTTAGATATTCCTTCAGGAGACCCTCAGTTGGTTGTAGACGGCTGGGTAACCAATCAAGCCACCGAACATACCATTCGCTTGACAGAATCGGCCCCTTATTTTGCCAATAGCCCCGCTAAGCCCGTACTGAATGCCAGCGTTATTGTTACCGACGATAAAGGCAAAGTTTTTACATTTAAAGACCTCAAAAACAACGGGTACTATGTGTGGAAACCAGCTTCGGCAAGTGATTCGCTGGGGCGCATCGGGGGAACGTATACGCTCAATGTTAAATTTGGCACGGAAGAATACCGGGCTACAACCAAACTCAATCGCGTACCCAAGATTGATTCAATGACGTATTTTTTCGATAAATTTCCTATTGCACCCAGCGACGGCTCGCCCCAAGAAGGCTATAAGCCAGAGTTTTTTGCGCGTGACCCTGTTGGCGTAGGGGATTGTTATTGGATAAAATCATACCGAAATGGTAAGTACTACAATAGCGCAAGCAATATCTCAACGGCTTTTGATGCGGCGTTTAGTCCTGGTGCCAATAGCGATGGCTTGATTTTTATTCTTCCGATTCGGCAATCGGTGGTGCCTCAGATAGAGTTTGCGCTTGAGAAAGATACGGTGAAAGTAGAGCTGCTAAGTGTGTCGCTAGAAGCGTATTATTTTCTCAACCAAGTACGTATCGAATCTACCAATGGTGGACTTTTTGCAACCCCACCTTCCAATATTTTTACCAACGTTACCAATGTCAACCCAAATGGACGCAAGGCACTTGGCTTTTTTGGGGCATCGGGGGTTAGTACTTTTCAAACAGTGATTGATGCCAAAAAGGCCAAGCCTAAGAATGGGTAA
- a CDS encoding ATP-binding cassette domain-containing protein: MLISLQNAFVRRYDTVILSELDFQILPREQWAIVGENGSGKTTLLEVLAGKWPVWRGKLTHSYGEVLLSKVAELVPSDYSFNRIVASAAQYYQQRFHSFEAEIAPTVRDVLTNQLKPVGTVDEHSVQLPESTVSEEDLLKTARLLSIEHLLDRPFVTLSNGETRRMMLTRSLLKKPKLLLLDNPFAGLDVHSRDVLREALKQLKHEGILVILVTSSIEIPESVTNVLELKEGKIVGVTSGSSSPEFTPQTNLSTNLTAEHRPLQDDKAAQAVHQDFELAVNLRNINVAYGSKKVLINVDWKIKKGEKWALVGPNGSGKSTLLSILTADNPQRFANDYDLFDVKRGGASMWDVKSKIGHVSPELHLYFPQETTVFKAIASGFFDATGVYFRKLTEEQIQRTHVVAEWLNVNSFIEKPFKNISKGQQRLVLLARALVKNPPLLILDEPCQGLDFAAVEHFKEVVDIICDTPERMLIYVSHYAHEIPSCVTQTLRLEEGKVI; the protein is encoded by the coding sequence ATGCTCATTTCTCTTCAAAACGCCTTTGTACGTCGTTACGACACCGTGATACTTTCTGAGTTGGATTTCCAAATTCTCCCTAGAGAACAATGGGCCATTGTGGGCGAAAATGGCAGCGGCAAAACAACTTTGCTGGAAGTATTGGCGGGAAAATGGCCCGTTTGGCGAGGAAAACTTACTCATTCGTACGGTGAAGTGTTGCTGTCAAAAGTCGCCGAGCTAGTCCCTTCCGATTATTCATTTAATCGAATCGTAGCTTCGGCCGCCCAATATTATCAACAGCGTTTCCACAGCTTTGAAGCTGAAATAGCACCTACCGTACGGGACGTGTTGACCAATCAACTCAAACCCGTCGGTACGGTAGATGAGCATTCGGTACAATTACCCGAATCTACTGTTTCGGAAGAAGATTTACTAAAAACCGCCCGCCTGCTTTCCATTGAACACCTGCTCGACCGCCCTTTTGTCACGCTTTCCAACGGCGAAACCCGTCGGATGATGCTCACACGGTCATTGCTCAAAAAACCTAAACTGTTGTTGTTAGACAATCCTTTTGCGGGTTTGGATGTACACTCGCGCGATGTCTTGCGCGAGGCATTAAAGCAATTAAAACACGAAGGCATTTTGGTCATTCTGGTAACTTCTTCGATCGAAATTCCCGAAAGCGTGACGAATGTATTGGAATTGAAAGAAGGAAAAATCGTGGGTGTGACTTCAGGCAGTTCATCCCCTGAATTCACACCCCAGACAAACTTGAGCACGAATTTAACCGCAGAACATAGACCTTTACAGGATGATAAAGCAGCACAAGCCGTACATCAAGATTTTGAGTTGGCGGTCAATCTGCGAAATATCAACGTGGCTTATGGTAGTAAGAAAGTGTTGATAAACGTAGATTGGAAGATCAAAAAAGGAGAAAAGTGGGCTTTGGTGGGGCCTAACGGTTCAGGAAAATCAACGCTATTGAGCATCCTGACCGCCGACAATCCTCAGCGTTTTGCCAACGACTATGACCTTTTTGACGTCAAACGTGGTGGCGCTTCAATGTGGGATGTAAAAAGTAAAATAGGCCACGTTTCGCCCGAATTACATTTGTATTTCCCGCAGGAAACCACCGTTTTTAAGGCCATTGCGTCTGGTTTTTTTGATGCTACGGGGGTTTATTTCAGGAAGTTGACCGAGGAACAAATTCAACGTACGCACGTGGTGGCTGAGTGGCTGAATGTAAACTCATTTATTGAAAAACCGTTTAAAAATATTTCGAAAGGACAACAAAGGCTGGTACTTTTGGCCCGTGCATTGGTCAAAAATCCGCCGCTTTTAATTTTGGATGAACCCTGTCAGGGATTGGATTTTGCGGCGGTCGAACATTTCAAGGAAGTCGTTGATATCATTTGTGATACGCCCGAGCGTATGCTCATCTACGTATCGCATTACGCCCACGAAATTCCGAGCTGCGTTACCCAAACGTTGCGTTTGGAAGAAGGAAAAGTTATCTAA
- a CDS encoding acyl-CoA dehydrogenase family protein codes for MEPIFATDRTRELLPKIKEFIEKELYPLETPEYLAHDFSHVEPILQQKRQLVKQAGLWGLHLPEEDGGLNLTLCEFGQISEVLASSPFGHFVFNTQAPDIGNTELMHKYAPQHLKERYLKPLMNGEIRSCFSMTEPEFAGSNPTRMGTTAVKDGDDYVINGHKWFTSSADGAAFAVVMAVTNPEAAPHKRASQILVPMETPGVKLVRNIPIMGHAGDSWASHAEMLYENVRVPQANLIGAEGAGFLLAQERLGPGRIHHCMRFIGIAERSFDLMCRYAVSRELEEGKVLGDTQFIQGFIAESRAEIDAARLLVLRTAHNIDQFGAASVRDEISMIKFFTANMMLRVIDRSIQTHGGLGMTSDILLSYWYAHERAARIYDGADEVHKSALARSILKGYGLDVRRKK; via the coding sequence ATGGAACCAATCTTTGCCACCGACCGTACTCGGGAGTTATTGCCAAAAATCAAAGAATTTATTGAAAAAGAGCTGTATCCACTCGAAACCCCCGAATACCTCGCCCATGATTTTTCGCACGTAGAGCCTATTTTGCAGCAAAAACGCCAACTTGTCAAACAAGCAGGGCTTTGGGGGTTGCACTTGCCCGAAGAAGACGGTGGCCTTAACCTGACACTGTGTGAATTTGGACAAATCAGTGAAGTGCTGGCAAGTTCGCCGTTTGGGCATTTTGTGTTTAACACGCAAGCCCCCGACATCGGAAACACCGAACTCATGCACAAGTACGCGCCCCAACACCTCAAAGAGCGCTATTTAAAGCCACTCATGAATGGCGAAATTCGGAGTTGTTTCAGCATGACCGAGCCTGAATTTGCGGGTTCCAATCCTACCCGTATGGGCACAACAGCCGTGAAAGACGGCGACGATTACGTCATCAACGGTCATAAATGGTTTACCAGTTCGGCCGACGGTGCGGCTTTTGCCGTGGTCATGGCCGTGACCAATCCAGAAGCGGCCCCGCACAAACGCGCCAGCCAAATATTGGTGCCTATGGAAACGCCAGGCGTGAAATTGGTACGGAATATTCCCATCATGGGCCATGCGGGCGATAGTTGGGCGAGTCATGCGGAGATGCTGTACGAAAACGTACGCGTACCACAGGCTAACCTTATTGGTGCCGAAGGTGCGGGTTTTCTGTTGGCGCAGGAACGCCTCGGTCCGGGACGAATTCATCACTGTATGCGGTTTATCGGAATTGCAGAGCGTAGCTTTGACTTGATGTGCCGCTACGCCGTGAGCCGTGAGCTGGAAGAAGGGAAAGTGCTGGGCGATACCCAGTTTATTCAGGGATTCATTGCCGAAAGTCGGGCAGAGATAGATGCGGCTCGATTGCTGGTTTTGCGCACAGCGCACAACATCGACCAATTTGGCGCGGCATCGGTGCGGGATGAGATTTCGATGATCAAGTTTTTTACGGCCAATATGATGTTGCGCGTCATTGACCGCTCCATTCAAACCCATGGTGGGCTGGGCATGACCAGCGATATTTTACTCTCGTATTGGTACGCCCACGAGCGAGCCGCCCGTATTTACGACGGTGCCGACGAAGTACATAAATCGGCTCTGGCGCGGAGTATCCTGAAAGGGTATGGATTGGATGTGAGAAGAAAGAAATAA
- a CDS encoding SIMPL domain-containing protein codes for MKRFVLSALLLAASAATFAQTTTAVEKDPIKKIEVTGTAELEVVPDELYFTISLKEYFKDEKNQKDKVVLETLEKQLIEAVKSAGLPKENLSISGVTGYREWTGKKKPQHFLAGKQFQLKLSNANNINELMSKVDDRGVEYVNMSRVEHSKKEEFRRQVKVNALKAAKEKAGYLLESIGEKLGEVLEIHEVEEGSVYPMYKQAQYNVRMMAADAAPEGGEALEYQKIKYSYRMNATFRIK; via the coding sequence ATGAAACGATTCGTATTAAGTGCCTTGTTGCTTGCTGCAAGTGCCGCTACTTTTGCCCAAACTACTACAGCCGTGGAAAAAGACCCCATCAAAAAAATCGAAGTTACGGGTACCGCCGAATTGGAGGTGGTTCCCGACGAACTGTATTTTACCATTTCGTTGAAGGAATATTTCAAAGACGAAAAAAATCAAAAAGACAAAGTTGTTCTTGAAACCCTTGAAAAACAACTTATTGAGGCGGTAAAAAGCGCTGGTTTGCCCAAAGAAAACCTTAGCATCAGCGGCGTAACGGGCTACCGTGAGTGGACTGGCAAGAAAAAGCCTCAACATTTTCTGGCAGGAAAGCAGTTTCAACTCAAACTTTCAAATGCCAATAACATCAATGAACTAATGTCCAAAGTGGACGACCGAGGCGTAGAATACGTCAACATGAGTCGCGTGGAGCACTCCAAAAAAGAGGAATTTCGTCGGCAAGTCAAAGTCAATGCGCTCAAAGCAGCCAAGGAAAAAGCGGGTTATTTGCTCGAATCTATCGGTGAAAAATTGGGAGAAGTACTCGAAATCCACGAAGTGGAAGAAGGCAGCGTATATCCAATGTACAAACAGGCGCAATACAACGTGCGCATGATGGCCGCCGATGCCGCACCCGAAGGAGGCGAAGCCCTCGAATACCAAAAAATCAAGTATAGCTATCGCATGAACGCCACGTTCAGAATCAAATAG
- a CDS encoding family 10 glycosylhydrolase — MKNLLFLLLVSFSLFAQPKREFRGVWIANVGNVDWPSTKGLSAARQQQELIDLLDMIQRRGLNAVFFQIRNACDAVYESKLEPWSEWLTGQQGQSPGYDPLAFMIQECRKRNLEIHAWMNPYRAVTDIRTASLASNHVAKVRPDVLLSYGPLRILDPGRPEVRSFVTRVVMDVVRRYDVDGIHFDDYFYPYPQTGITLNDNATFAEHNRGFTNRADWRRDNVNLLIEAVADSLRRVKPWVKFGVSPFGIWKNRSSSAEGSNSRGFEAYSGNFADARKWIQEGWVDYIAPQVYWSMGNGSANYTHLVPWWSENVSEQHLYIGHGVYKVNSDANWRRPMEVSNQIRYNRTFANVHGSILFSAKTLRNNPNQLCDILCQEVYQSPALVPAMPWKSTTPPPVPTDLETELNDNNTITLTWSYPYTLTSERDKARYFVVYRSINKASIDLRTGLSIRAIVVNEAGKNTFTFNDTQVSPGTKYNYTISAFNRLHNESKPTDVVSISTTQRAVEVVEEAPKPILPLASQLLAPITPHEEPTEAVAAAEEEKEEAEPEIAEIPTTDSEELLEVFPNPFNQQIDIRYRLTEATEVSLYVYDSHGTRVGALVVNKPQEVGTYSVKFNGQFLSEGAYYARLMAGPVQKTVKMVLKR, encoded by the coding sequence TTGAAAAATCTTCTATTTCTCCTTTTGGTCAGCTTTTCTCTCTTCGCCCAGCCCAAGCGTGAATTTAGGGGGGTGTGGATTGCCAATGTCGGAAACGTGGACTGGCCTTCAACCAAAGGGCTTTCTGCCGCCCGGCAACAACAAGAATTGATTGATTTGCTGGATATGATTCAACGACGCGGACTCAACGCCGTGTTTTTTCAGATACGCAATGCCTGTGATGCAGTTTACGAAAGCAAACTAGAACCCTGGTCCGAATGGCTTACTGGACAGCAGGGACAATCGCCAGGCTATGACCCACTGGCATTTATGATACAAGAATGCCGCAAACGTAATCTCGAAATCCATGCGTGGATGAATCCCTACCGCGCCGTGACGGATATTCGTACGGCTTCGCTCGCTTCCAATCACGTTGCCAAAGTCCGTCCTGATGTACTGTTATCTTACGGCCCATTACGGATTCTGGACCCGGGCCGCCCCGAAGTGCGCTCTTTTGTGACCCGTGTGGTCATGGATGTGGTACGCCGCTACGACGTCGACGGCATTCATTTCGACGATTATTTTTATCCTTACCCCCAAACTGGCATCACGCTCAACGACAACGCTACTTTTGCCGAGCACAATCGTGGGTTTACCAACCGCGCCGACTGGCGTCGCGACAATGTCAATCTGCTTATTGAAGCCGTTGCCGACAGTCTGAGAAGAGTAAAGCCTTGGGTTAAATTTGGAGTATCTCCTTTTGGTATTTGGAAAAACCGCAGCAGCTCGGCAGAAGGCTCAAACTCTCGCGGTTTTGAAGCGTATTCGGGAAATTTTGCCGATGCCCGCAAATGGATCCAAGAAGGCTGGGTAGACTATATCGCCCCGCAGGTGTATTGGAGCATGGGCAACGGCTCGGCCAATTATACGCATCTAGTGCCTTGGTGGAGCGAAAATGTATCGGAGCAGCACCTTTACATCGGCCACGGAGTGTACAAAGTCAACAGTGATGCCAACTGGCGTAGACCGATGGAGGTTTCGAATCAAATACGCTATAACCGAACGTTTGCCAACGTGCACGGAAGTATTCTTTTCAGCGCCAAAACCCTTCGCAACAACCCCAATCAGTTGTGCGATATTCTCTGCCAGGAAGTATATCAATCTCCAGCGCTTGTTCCAGCCATGCCTTGGAAAAGCACAACTCCACCACCTGTACCTACTGACCTCGAAACAGAACTTAACGATAACAACACCATTACCTTAACGTGGTCTTATCCTTATACACTCACTTCTGAGCGCGACAAAGCCCGCTATTTCGTTGTCTACAGAAGCATCAACAAAGCCTCCATCGACCTCCGAACGGGGCTATCCATTCGTGCCATTGTCGTAAATGAAGCAGGAAAAAATACATTTACTTTTAACGACACGCAAGTCAGCCCGGGCACCAAATACAACTACACCATTAGTGCTTTTAACCGACTTCACAATGAAAGTAAACCAACCGATGTGGTAAGTATCTCTACCACACAACGAGCGGTAGAAGTAGTGGAAGAGGCCCCCAAGCCGATTTTGCCGTTGGCTTCGCAATTACTGGCACCCATTACTCCTCATGAAGAGCCTACGGAAGCCGTTGCGGCCGCCGAAGAAGAAAAAGAAGAGGCCGAGCCAGAAATTGCTGAAATACCCACCACCGATTCAGAAGAGTTGTTAGAAGTCTTTCCCAATCCCTTCAACCAACAAATAGACATTCGGTACCGACTGACCGAAGCCACCGAAGTCTCACTCTATGTGTACGATTCGCATGGCACACGCGTGGGGGCGTTGGTAGTGAACAAACCCCAAGAAGTGGGCACGTATTCCGTTAAATTCAATGGACAATTCCTGAGCGAAGGCGCGTATTACGCGCGTCTGATGGCGGGTCCCGTACAAAAAACCGTTAAGATGGTTTTGAAACGTTAG